A single genomic interval of Asterias amurensis chromosome 1, ASM3211899v1 harbors:
- the LOC139948535 gene encoding DNA repair protein RAD51 homolog A-like, which yields MQQQQQQQGASNQADDAQEDFGPLLIGRLETHGISANDVKKLQEAGMHTVESVAYSTKKELCNIKGISEAKADKILNEAMKLVPMGFTTATQFHQQRAEIIQITTGSKELDKLLQGGIETGSITEMFGEFRTGKTQLCHTLAVTCQLPIDNGGGEGKCLYIDTEGTFRPERLIAVAERYNLSGSDVLDNVAYARAYNSDHQGQLLLQASAMMSQSRYSLLIVDSATALYRTDYSGRGELASRQMHLAKFLRCLLRIADEYGVAVVITNQVVAQVDGSAMFSADPKKPIGGNIMAHASTTRLYLRKGRGETRICKIYDSPCLPESEAMFAINPDGVGDAKD from the exons atgcagcagcagcaacagcagcagggTGCTAGCAACCAGGCAGATGACGCCCAGGAGGACTTTGGACCTCTTCTGATTGGTCGCTTGGAG ACCCACGGTATTAGTGCCAACGATGTGAAGAAACTACAAGAGGCTGGGATGCACACTGTAGAGTCGGTCGCCTACTCCACAAAGAAGGAACTATGTAACATTAAAGGCATCAGTGAAGCCAAAGCAGACAAAATACTG AATGAGGCTATGAAGTTAGTACCGATGGGTTTTACAACAGCTACCCAGTTTCACCAACAAAGAGCAGAAATTATTCAGATTACAACTGGGTCCAAAGAGCTGGATAAACTACTGCAAG GTGGGATCGAGACTGGATCTATCACAGAGATGTTTGGAGAATTCCGCACAGGCAAGACACAGTTATGCCATACACTAGCTGTCACATGCCAA TTGCCGATTGATAACGGTGGTGGTGAGGGAAAGTGTTTGTATATCGACACCGAGGGTACATTCAGACCTGAGAGACTCATAGCTGTTGCAGAAAG ATATAACTTAAGCGGAAGTGATGTGTTGGACAATGTTGCATACGCCAGAGCTTACAACAGTGACCATCAGGGGCAGCTCCTACTACAAGCCTCTGCAATGATGTCACAGTCTAG ATATTCTCTACTCATAGTGGACAGCGCCACCGCCCTTTATCGCACAGACTACAGCGGTCGAGGGGAGTTAGCGAGTAGACAGATGCACCTTGCCAAGTTCCTGAGGTGTCTACTAAGAATAGCAGATGAG TATGGTGTAGCAGTTGTCATCACCAATCAGGTTGTAGCTCAGGTGGATGGTTCAGCAATGTTCTCAGCAGATCCCAAGAAGCCTATTGGTGGTAACATCATGGCCCACGCTTCCACTACTAG ACTGTATCTTCGCAAGGGTCGTGGAGAAACAAGAATCTGCAAGATCTATGACTCGCCATGTCTTCCTGAATCTGAGGCTATGTTTGCCATCAACCCTGATGGTGTTGGAGATGCCAAGGATTAA